One part of the Chryseobacterium mulctrae genome encodes these proteins:
- a CDS encoding AAA family ATPase gives MSEKFDIIFSNKIDFESYFNENDSALHRLQDLSNINILIGANNSGKSRFIRNLLKTPNLMWQNRRSLIKAIDSFNFYIKQNKFGGFNYSRNVEFLPYENFEQQILFEEILYEEEQTEILKKVNYNLKILNFLTKEKSRLRSSYFGENFTTLKEIDEKKINLTCCAFRN, from the coding sequence ATGAGTGAAAAATTTGATATTATATTTTCTAACAAAATTGATTTTGAAAGTTATTTTAATGAAAACGATTCTGCACTTCATCGCTTGCAAGATTTATCTAATATTAATATTTTGATTGGTGCTAATAATAGTGGAAAGAGTAGATTTATAAGAAACTTATTAAAAACACCAAATCTTATGTGGCAAAACCGGAGAAGTTTAATAAAAGCCATAGATAGCTTTAATTTTTATATTAAACAGAATAAATTTGGAGGTTTTAATTATAGTCGTAATGTAGAATTTTTACCATATGAGAATTTTGAACAACAAATTTTATTTGAAGAAATATTATATGAAGAAGAGCAAACTGAAATCTTAAAGAAAGTTAACTATAATTTAAAAATATTAAATTTTTTAACGAAAGAAAAAAGTAGGTTAAGATCGTCATATTTTGGTGAAAATTTTACAACATTAAAAGAAATTGATGAAAAAAAGATTAATCTAACCTGTTGTGCATTTAGGAATTAA
- a CDS encoding IS982 family transposase: MNNLIQNYKIILEELINTCSHIKTKPQIRVPKLSDLELVALNITAEYMSINSELQLFRYISKTELEQKIERSVYNRRKRKLFFYLEEIRRVLSAKFSDFTNVFIVDSTPLEICKISRANRSGICSTENIRPEFGYCAAQKTRYFGYKLHAVCDKNGVFHSFDFSPANVHDINYLKDIKENFKNCLLIGDRGYISEKLRVDLFNYSNIKLSVPMRKNQHEFVSFSKVKSKIRKRIETAISQLSGQFLLHINLAKTFEGLATRITSKITSFTMIQYLNFFIFKRSLNKIKINLS, from the coding sequence ATGAACAATCTTATTCAAAACTACAAAATTATTTTAGAAGAATTGATAAATACTTGCAGTCATATTAAGACTAAACCTCAGATCAGAGTTCCAAAACTTTCTGATTTAGAACTTGTAGCTTTAAATATTACAGCAGAATATATGTCGATAAACTCTGAATTACAACTGTTTAGATACATTTCAAAAACAGAATTAGAACAAAAAATAGAAAGAAGCGTTTATAACAGAAGAAAGCGAAAATTGTTTTTCTACTTAGAAGAAATACGCAGAGTTTTGAGTGCAAAGTTTTCTGATTTTACAAACGTTTTTATTGTTGATTCAACACCATTGGAGATATGTAAAATAAGTAGGGCAAATCGCAGTGGAATTTGTTCCACAGAAAATATTCGTCCGGAATTTGGATATTGTGCTGCACAAAAAACACGATATTTCGGCTATAAATTACATGCTGTCTGCGACAAAAACGGTGTTTTTCATTCCTTCGATTTTTCTCCGGCAAACGTTCATGACATAAATTATCTGAAGGATATAAAAGAAAACTTCAAAAACTGTTTACTGATAGGCGACAGAGGATATATTAGCGAAAAATTAAGGGTTGATCTGTTCAATTACTCAAACATTAAACTTTCTGTTCCAATGAGAAAAAATCAACATGAATTTGTATCGTTTTCGAAAGTAAAATCTAAAATTAGAAAACGGATTGAAACAGCTATATCACAACTGAGCGGACAATTTTTACTACACATCAATTTAGCAAAAACTTTTGAAGGGTTGGCAACCAGAATTACCTCTAAAATCACTTCTTTTACAATGATACAATATCTTAATTTCTTTATATTTAAAAGAAGTTTAAACAAAATAAAAATTAATTTATCCTAA
- a CDS encoding ATP-dependent nuclease, whose amino-acid sequence MFLPTLRTAHSLFESKGGDNYSKISKDIFKQTISHTHKLKSDENFEIFTGLDLYYQIVNIRNDVKEKRESFEKFEEFLSENFFQNKKIEIVAKFNIYHKHDGKDDSEIINVYIDGESKDLHELGDGIQALFILMYKIYTCENESLIFIDEPEINLHPGMQRLFLEQITTNKFLKEKNLTYFISTHSNHFLDLTIEKDDISIFLFNKVNKDKFVVKNVNHGDNSALQYLGVTNSSVFLANCSIWVEGISDRNYLKAFLKAYCKNIGKTYPKEDIEFAFIEYAGSNIDHYNFDEDELKEKINAFSINNKIFLISDYDGEYKNNKHQVYEEITKENENFYYQTTKDYKEIENVLPFKVWAKTLIYFCDKRKLKIEDEKERIQNEILESLKSKKESTYKESYIGKLLNEIKTDIPELNKIWDKAEGTLMNKAEVSYKVLELTEKEEVTWEDFKDNDKIVSITTEIFDFIQKFNYK is encoded by the coding sequence ATTTTCTTACCAACTTTAAGAACAGCTCATTCTCTATTTGAAAGTAAGGGTGGTGACAATTATTCAAAAATTTCAAAAGACATATTTAAACAAACAATTTCTCATACTCATAAATTAAAATCGGATGAAAATTTTGAGATTTTTACAGGTTTAGATTTATATTATCAAATTGTAAATATCAGAAACGATGTAAAGGAAAAAAGAGAATCTTTTGAAAAATTTGAAGAATTTCTTTCCGAGAACTTTTTTCAAAATAAAAAAATCGAAATCGTTGCTAAATTTAATATTTATCATAAACATGATGGCAAAGACGATTCTGAAATAATCAATGTTTATATTGATGGAGAAAGTAAAGATTTGCATGAATTGGGCGATGGAATTCAGGCATTATTTATTTTAATGTATAAAATCTATACTTGTGAGAATGAGAGTTTGATTTTCATTGATGAACCTGAAATTAATCTTCATCCCGGAATGCAGCGATTGTTCTTAGAACAGATTACGACCAATAAATTTCTTAAAGAAAAGAACTTAACTTATTTTATTTCTACACATTCCAATCACTTTTTAGATCTTACCATTGAAAAAGATGATATTTCTATTTTTCTTTTTAATAAAGTAAATAAGGATAAATTCGTTGTTAAGAATGTTAATCATGGAGATAATTCAGCTCTTCAATATTTAGGGGTGACCAATTCTTCAGTATTTCTAGCTAACTGCTCGATTTGGGTTGAAGGAATTTCAGATCGAAATTATTTAAAAGCTTTCTTAAAAGCATATTGTAAGAATATTGGAAAAACTTATCCTAAAGAAGATATAGAGTTTGCTTTCATCGAATATGCGGGAAGTAACATTGATCACTATAATTTTGATGAAGATGAATTAAAAGAAAAAATTAATGCTTTTTCAATCAACAATAAGATATTTTTGATTTCTGACTACGATGGTGAGTATAAAAATAATAAGCATCAAGTTTATGAGGAAATTACAAAAGAGAATGAAAATTTTTACTATCAAACTACCAAAGATTATAAAGAAATAGAAAATGTTTTACCATTTAAAGTGTGGGCTAAAACCCTCATTTATTTCTGTGATAAAAGAAAACTAAAAATTGAAGATGAAAAAGAAAGAATTCAAAATGAAATTTTAGAATCTTTAAAAAGTAAAAAAGAGAGTACATATAAAGAATCGTACATCGGGAAATTACTAAATGAAATTAAAACTGATATTCCAGAGCTAAATAAAATTTGGGATAAAGCTGAAGGTACTTTAATGAATAAAGCAGAAGTAAGCTACAAGGTTCTGGAATTAACGGAAAAAGAAGAAGTTACTTGGGAAGACTTTAAAGACAATGATAAAATTGTTTCTATTACAACAGAAATATTTGATTTTATTCAAAAATTCAATTATAAATAA